From Dermochelys coriacea isolate rDerCor1 chromosome 9, rDerCor1.pri.v4, whole genome shotgun sequence, one genomic window encodes:
- the ZIC3 gene encoding zinc finger protein ZIC 3, producing the protein MAMLLDGGAQFPALGVGGFGAPRHPEGPSRGDAGMGLSPFADASHAAAFKLSPAAHELSSGQSSAFTPQGSGYANALGHHHHHHHAGQVPAYGGAAAAFNSTRDFLFRQRGSGLGEAASGGAQHSIFGGSPGSLHGAPGIAESPGYLLFPGLHEQGPSHTSPGGHVESGQMHLGLRGDLFGRPDPYRAVSSPRTDPYAGAQFHNYTPMNMNMGMNVAAHHHHGPGAFFRYMRQPIKQELSCKWVEESQINRPKKSCDRTFTTMHELVTHVTMEHVGGPEQNNHICYWEECPREGKSFKAKYKLVNHIRVHTGEKPFPCPFPGCGKIFARSENLKIHKRTHTGEKPFKCEFEGCDRRFANSSDRKKHMHVHTSDKPYICKVCDKSYTHPSSLRKHMKVHESQGSDSSPAASSGYESSTPPAISSANSKDSTKSPPSVLQSNTSHNPGLPPNFNEWYV; encoded by the exons ATGGCCATGCTGCTGGACGGGGGGGCGCAGTTCCCCGCCCTGGGAGTCGGGGGCTTCGGGGCCCCCCGCCACCCCGAGGGGCCCAGCCGCGGCGACGCCGGGATGGGGCTGAGCCCCTTCGCCGACGCCTCGCACGCGGCGGCCTTTAAGCTCAGCCCGGCCGCCCACGAGCTCTCGTCCGGGCAGAGCTCGGCCTTCACCCCGCAGGGCTCGGGCTATGCCAACGCGCTggggcaccaccaccaccaccaccacgccgGCCAGGTGCCCGCCTACGGGGGCGCGGCCGCCGCCTTCAACTCCACGCGGGACTTTCTCTTCCGCCAGCGGGGCTCCGGCCTGGGGGAGGCCGCCTCCGGGGGCGCCCAGCACAGCATCTTCGGCGGCTCCCCCGGCAGCCTGCACGGGGCGCCGGGCATCGCGGAGAGCCCGGGCTACCTGCTCTTCCCGGGGCTGCACGAGCAGGGCCCCAGCCACACCTCGCCCGGCGGGCACGTGGAGAGCGGGCAGATGCACCTGGGGCTGCGGGGGGATCTCTTCGGCCGGCCCGACCCTTACCGGGCCGTCTCCAGCCCCCGCACGGACCCGTACGCCGGCGCCCAGTTCCACAACtacacccccatgaacatgaatATGGGCATGAACGTGGCGGCCCATCACCACCACGGCCCGGGGGCTTTCTTCCGCTACATGCGCCAGCCCATCAAGCAAGAGCTGTCCTGCAAGTGGGTCGAGGAGAGCCAGATCAACCGCCCCAAAAAGAGCTGCGACCGGACATTCACTACCATGCACGAACTGGTCACCCATGTGACGATGGAGCATGTCGGGGGGCCGGAGCAGAACAACCACATCTGCTACTGGGAGGAATGTCCGAGGGAAGGCAAGTCCTTCAAGGCGAAATACAAACTGGTGAACCACATTCGGGTTCACACGGGGGAAAAACCGTTCCCTTGCCCGTTCCCAGGCTGCGGGAAAATCTTTGCCCGGTCCGAGAATCTGAAGATCCACAAAAGGACGCACACAG GTGAAAAACCTTTTAAGTGTGAATTTGAAGGCTGTGATAGACGTTTTGCGAACAGTAGTGACAGAAAGAAGCACATGCACGTACACACTTCAGACAAGCCTTATATCTGTAAAGTGTGTGACAAGTCTTACACGCACCCCAGCTCTCTTAGGAAACACATGAAG GTTCACGAATCGCAAGGGTCAGATTCCTCCCCAGCTGCCAGTTCAGGCTACGAATCGTCCACTCCGCCCGCTATAAGTTCTGCTAACAGTAAAGACTCTACTAAAAGTCCTCCATCAGTCCTTCAGAGTAACACAAGCCACAACCCCGGACTTCCACCCAATTTTAACGAATGGTACGTCTAA
- the LOC119861516 gene encoding zinc finger protein ZIC 4-like, whose translation MNLAIQRETGALLPYPGQPIPQELICKWTDSKGHHSRQACSRVFSTMYELVHHVTMEHVGGPEQTNHICDWGGCAREKKPFKAKYKLINHIRVHTGERPFLCPFPGCEKVFARAENRKIHKRIHTGEKPFVCEFAGCDRRFANSSDRKKHTHVHSRDKPYRCKVKGCEKSYTHPSSLRKHLKTHRSLEPAATTKPRAAGEPPRAQEPGAGACQSLASPAACLTRCGPSRCQGRERDAPGTERGGASQATSRSGREARRTPRPARPQLWRKVPSEGSRGSPSPLTLRAGLGKDWEPGHSRARALPTAGPKETLPLPGKGSVSSDGSLPRGQREPSPPCPRQAWNHGPPSRSRGLGSCSSLWELDRPCLAGENRLQPPSDLGLAASNGQKGS comes from the exons ATGAATCTGGCAATCCAGAGAGAGACCGGCGCTCTTCTCCCCTACCCTGGACAGCCCATTCCACAAGAACTGATCTGCAAGTGGACTGACAGCAAAGGACACCACTCCAGGCAGGCTTGCTCAAGAGTATTCAGCACCATGTATGAGTTAGTTCACCATGTCACCATGGAGCACGTCGGAGGACCAGAGCAGACCAACCATATTTGTGACTGGGGGGGCTGCGCTAGggagaaaaaaccctttaaaGCCAAATACAAACTCATAAACCACATCAGAGTGCACACAGGCGAAAGGCCATTTCTATGCCCGTTTCCGGGGTGTGAGAAAGTGTTTGCAAGAGCTGAAAACCGGAAGATACATAAAAGAATCCACACAG gAGAGAAGCCGTTCGTGTGTGAATTCGCGGGGTGTGACAGGAGGTTTGCCAACAGCAGTGACAGGAAGAAGCACACTCACGTGCACTCGAGAGACAAGCCGTATCGCTGCAAAGTCAAAGGTTGCGAGAAATCCTAcacccaccccagctccctgcgcAAACACCTGAAAACGCACCGCAGCCTCGAGCCAGCCGCCACCACCAAGCCCCGGGCGGCCGGAGAGCCCCCGAGGGCGCAGGAGCCGGGGGCTGGCGCCTGCCAATCACTGGCCAGCCCTGCCGCTTGTCTAACCAGGTGTGGCCCCTCCAGGTgccaggggagagagagggacgCCCCGGGGACGGAAAGAGGGGGCGCCTCCCAGGCAACCTCCCGCAGTGGGCGTGAGGCCAGACGGACCCCTCGGCCGGCTCGCCCCCAGCTCTGGCGCAAGGTGCCCTCCGAGGGCTCCCGCGGGTCCCCCAGCCCACTCACACTCCGGGCCGGGCTGGgaaaggactgggagccagggcacAGCAGGGCACGGGCGCTGCCCACAGCAGGCCCGAAAGAAACGCTCCCCCTTCCAGGAAAGGGCTCAGTGAGCTCTGACGGGTCACTTCCCCGGGGCCAAAGGgagccctctcccccctgcccgcGCCAGGCTTGGAATCACGGACCCCCTAGCCGGAGCcgggggctggggagctgcagctCCCTCTGGGAACTGGACCGTCCATGTCTAGCGGGTGAGAATCGCCTGCAACCTCCTTCGGACCTGGGGTTAGCAGCATCCAATGGCCAAAAGGGCTCCTAG